The Polypterus senegalus isolate Bchr_013 chromosome 1, ASM1683550v1, whole genome shotgun sequence genome includes a window with the following:
- the LOC120530836 gene encoding G-protein coupled receptor 55 isoform X1, translated as MSANNRSKMDCDMEVVKEWVNTIQLIIYIPTFIVGVFLNSIALFIFIFKMRTESTIYMTNLAIMDIFLLIPLPFRMYAAKNRWILSKSSCSVFEALYFVGVYGSILTITFISIDRYFSIKHPFKAKVLRSPRNVCIACIGIWIMLLVGVLPVFTFHTNTNTTEDFRCFHNFSDDSWQPKVVIPLEVFGFLIPVSILLFCSIRIINALKKLQSNDKTSLRIVYANLFVFLISFTPSHLGIFLQFLVRNKILIDCSTKMGISFYVQISMCFSNITCCLDAICYYFVASEFRSRGIPRRLSSRNPNTSVTEI; from the coding sequence ATCCAAAATGGATTGTGACATGGAAGTGGTGAAAGAATGGGTCAATACAATTCAGTTAATAATTTACATTCCAACATTCATCGTTGGTGTGTTCTTGAACAGCATtgccttgtttatttttattttcaaaatgcggACAGAATCCACAATCTACATGACTAACTTGGCAATAATGGACATTTTTCTGCTGATCCCTCTTCCTTTCAGAATGTATGCTGCCAAAAATAGATGGATACTGAGCAAGTCATCTTGCTCAGTATTTGAGGCTTTATATTTTGTGGGTGTTTACGGAAGCATACTCACCATCACATTCATCAGCATTGACAGATACTTTTCTATAAAGCATCCTTTCAAAGCAAAAGTCTTAAGATCACCCAGGAATGTCTGTATTGCGTGCATTGGAATTTGGATCATGCTTCTGGTGGGTGTCCTGCCCGTATTTACCTTTCACACGAATACAAATACTACTGAAGACTTCAGATGTTTTCACAATTTCTCTGATGATTCCTGGCAGCCAAAAGTTGTCATTCCATTGGAAGTCTTTGGATTCCTCATTCCAGTATCCATTCTGCTTTTCTGTTCAATCCGGATTATCAATGCCCTGAAGAAACTGCAAAGTAATGACAAGACTAGTTTAAGAATTGTTTATGCAAAcctatttgtttttcttatttctttcactCCAAGTCATTTGGGGATTTTTTTGCAGTTCTTGGTTCGAAACAAAATCCTTATTGACTGTTCCACAAAAATGGGTATCAGTTTTTATGTCCAGATTTCAATGTGTTTTTCTAACATTACATGCTGCCTAGATGCAATTTGCTATTATTTTGTGGCAAGTGAGTTTCGTTCAAGAGGCATTCCCAGGAGGTTAAGTTCAAGAAATCCTAATACTTCAGTGACTGAGatctaa
- the LOC120530836 gene encoding G-protein coupled receptor 55 isoform X2 has translation MDCDMEVVKEWVNTIQLIIYIPTFIVGVFLNSIALFIFIFKMRTESTIYMTNLAIMDIFLLIPLPFRMYAAKNRWILSKSSCSVFEALYFVGVYGSILTITFISIDRYFSIKHPFKAKVLRSPRNVCIACIGIWIMLLVGVLPVFTFHTNTNTTEDFRCFHNFSDDSWQPKVVIPLEVFGFLIPVSILLFCSIRIINALKKLQSNDKTSLRIVYANLFVFLISFTPSHLGIFLQFLVRNKILIDCSTKMGISFYVQISMCFSNITCCLDAICYYFVASEFRSRGIPRRLSSRNPNTSVTEI, from the coding sequence ATGGATTGTGACATGGAAGTGGTGAAAGAATGGGTCAATACAATTCAGTTAATAATTTACATTCCAACATTCATCGTTGGTGTGTTCTTGAACAGCATtgccttgtttatttttattttcaaaatgcggACAGAATCCACAATCTACATGACTAACTTGGCAATAATGGACATTTTTCTGCTGATCCCTCTTCCTTTCAGAATGTATGCTGCCAAAAATAGATGGATACTGAGCAAGTCATCTTGCTCAGTATTTGAGGCTTTATATTTTGTGGGTGTTTACGGAAGCATACTCACCATCACATTCATCAGCATTGACAGATACTTTTCTATAAAGCATCCTTTCAAAGCAAAAGTCTTAAGATCACCCAGGAATGTCTGTATTGCGTGCATTGGAATTTGGATCATGCTTCTGGTGGGTGTCCTGCCCGTATTTACCTTTCACACGAATACAAATACTACTGAAGACTTCAGATGTTTTCACAATTTCTCTGATGATTCCTGGCAGCCAAAAGTTGTCATTCCATTGGAAGTCTTTGGATTCCTCATTCCAGTATCCATTCTGCTTTTCTGTTCAATCCGGATTATCAATGCCCTGAAGAAACTGCAAAGTAATGACAAGACTAGTTTAAGAATTGTTTATGCAAAcctatttgtttttcttatttctttcactCCAAGTCATTTGGGGATTTTTTTGCAGTTCTTGGTTCGAAACAAAATCCTTATTGACTGTTCCACAAAAATGGGTATCAGTTTTTATGTCCAGATTTCAATGTGTTTTTCTAACATTACATGCTGCCTAGATGCAATTTGCTATTATTTTGTGGCAAGTGAGTTTCGTTCAAGAGGCATTCCCAGGAGGTTAAGTTCAAGAAATCCTAATACTTCAGTGACTGAGatctaa